In Myxococcus stipitatus, the following are encoded in one genomic region:
- a CDS encoding pyruvate carboxylase, whose amino-acid sequence MAQTSLRPIQKVLCANRGEIAIRVFRACNELGIRTVAIYSDEDRTHEHRHKADEAYRVGHGKRPVEAYLGIEEILDVAVRAGVDAIHPGYGFLSENALFAEACERRGIRFIGPSSAVVRTMGDKVAAKQLAKQVGVPTVPGTTLEGDDTSVLTQAREFFAAHGGPVLVKAAHGGGGRGMRVVREAKDLEAALASARSEAQSAFGSSAVFLEKFLERVRHIEVQLLGDLHGNLVHLHERDCSVQRRHQKVIEIAPAPNLSPALKNAICDAAVRLAREAGYSSAGTAEFLVSDDHFYFIECNARLQVEHTVTEQVTGVDLVQSQIRIAEGYSLGSPEVGIPSQESLQPRGYAVQLRVTTEDPSNNFMPDAGIITAWRAATGFGIRLDGSNGYTNAHISPYYDSMLVKVIAYAPTFQGAVMKGQRALREFRIRGVKTNLPFLENVLRHAAFQEGETYTRFIDETPELFHLAPRRDRASKLLTYLAEVIVNGHPTIKKHQRLKPNQFLEPRLPVAPPGTPPRGTAQILAEKGPRGLAEWVLAQKRVLLTDTTMRDAHQSLLATRMRTRDVLRVAPATAHLASDLFSLESWGGATFDTAYRFLNEDPWARLRALKAAAPNLLLQMLLRGANAVGYTSYPNNVVEAFIDEAAEAGVDVFRIFDSLNDLGSMEVSINRVLKTGKVAEVAICYTGDVANPKRKKYTLDYYADLARRIEDSGAHFLCIKDMAGLLRPRAAAMLMDRLREVTRLPIHLHMHDTAGNGIASYLEAIEHGVHIVDVALGSMAGLTSQPSLNALVSALRGHPRETGLANARLQPLANYWEDVREYYAPFESGLKSTTSEVYYHEIPGGQYSNLRPQVAEMGLLNRWNDVKDAFALVNVLVGDIPKVTPSSKMVGDFAIFLLKNDLMVRAPTLAEAATLTHAKLIAEAPRLDFPSSVVGYFRGELGQPPNGFPEDLRTAVLKGLPRVEGRPSASLPPLNLEALRAELTKKTGQPISRVDAISSALYPRVMAGYLEDAARFEDVSILDTPNYFYGMEVGQEIWVDLEPGKTLVISLSAVGEPDEDGLRTVYFALNGHNRTVQVRDRSRAARVEARRQADRSNPNHIAASMPGTVIALHVKSGAVVEAGAPLVTLEAMKMETVVRAPRAGTIAEVATSLKASIQGGDLLAVMQ is encoded by the coding sequence ATGGCTCAGACCTCCCTACGCCCTATTCAGAAAGTGCTGTGCGCCAACCGCGGTGAGATTGCCATCCGCGTGTTTCGCGCGTGCAACGAGCTGGGAATCCGCACCGTCGCCATCTACAGCGACGAGGACCGCACGCACGAACACCGCCACAAGGCGGACGAAGCCTACCGCGTGGGTCACGGCAAACGCCCCGTGGAGGCCTATCTCGGCATCGAGGAGATTCTCGACGTGGCCGTGCGCGCGGGGGTGGATGCCATCCACCCCGGCTACGGCTTCCTGTCGGAGAACGCCCTCTTCGCCGAGGCCTGTGAGCGCCGGGGCATCCGCTTCATCGGCCCGAGCTCCGCGGTGGTGCGGACCATGGGCGACAAGGTCGCGGCCAAGCAGCTCGCGAAGCAGGTGGGCGTGCCCACCGTGCCGGGCACCACGCTGGAGGGCGATGATACAAGTGTGCTGACTCAGGCCCGGGAGTTCTTCGCCGCGCATGGCGGCCCGGTGCTCGTGAAGGCGGCCCACGGCGGCGGCGGACGCGGCATGCGTGTGGTGCGCGAGGCGAAGGACCTGGAGGCGGCGCTGGCCTCGGCGCGCTCGGAGGCCCAGAGCGCCTTCGGCTCGTCGGCGGTGTTCCTGGAGAAGTTCCTGGAGCGGGTGCGCCACATCGAGGTCCAGCTCCTGGGCGACCTGCACGGCAACCTGGTCCACCTCCACGAGCGGGATTGCTCGGTGCAGCGGCGCCACCAGAAGGTCATCGAGATTGCCCCCGCGCCCAATCTGTCTCCCGCGCTCAAGAACGCCATCTGCGACGCCGCGGTGAGGCTGGCCCGGGAGGCGGGCTACAGCAGCGCCGGCACGGCGGAGTTCCTGGTCTCCGACGACCACTTCTATTTCATCGAGTGCAACGCGCGGCTCCAGGTGGAGCACACCGTCACCGAGCAGGTGACGGGGGTGGACCTGGTGCAGAGCCAGATTCGCATCGCGGAGGGCTACTCGCTGGGCTCACCCGAGGTGGGCATTCCCTCGCAGGAGTCGCTCCAGCCTCGCGGCTACGCGGTGCAGCTGCGCGTCACCACGGAGGACCCGTCCAACAACTTCATGCCGGACGCGGGCATCATCACCGCGTGGCGCGCGGCCACGGGCTTCGGCATCCGGTTGGACGGCTCCAACGGCTACACCAACGCGCACATCTCCCCGTACTACGACTCCATGCTGGTGAAGGTCATCGCCTACGCCCCCACGTTCCAGGGCGCGGTGATGAAGGGACAGCGGGCGCTGCGGGAGTTCCGCATCCGCGGCGTGAAGACAAACCTCCCCTTCCTGGAGAACGTGCTGCGGCACGCCGCGTTCCAGGAGGGTGAGACGTACACCCGCTTCATCGATGAGACACCGGAGCTGTTCCACCTGGCCCCGAGGAGGGATCGCGCCAGCAAGCTGCTCACCTATCTGGCCGAGGTCATCGTCAACGGCCACCCCACCATCAAGAAGCACCAGCGGCTCAAGCCGAATCAGTTCCTGGAGCCCCGCCTCCCGGTGGCGCCTCCCGGGACTCCGCCCCGAGGTACCGCGCAGATCCTCGCGGAGAAAGGCCCCCGGGGTCTGGCCGAGTGGGTGCTGGCGCAGAAGCGCGTGTTGTTGACGGACACGACGATGCGGGACGCACACCAGTCGCTGCTCGCCACGCGCATGCGCACGCGGGACGTGCTGCGGGTGGCTCCGGCGACGGCGCACCTGGCGTCGGACCTGTTCAGTCTGGAGAGCTGGGGCGGCGCCACGTTCGATACGGCGTATCGCTTCCTCAATGAGGACCCGTGGGCCCGGCTGCGCGCGCTCAAGGCCGCGGCGCCCAACCTGCTGCTCCAGATGCTCCTGCGTGGCGCCAACGCCGTGGGCTACACGAGCTACCCCAACAACGTGGTGGAGGCCTTCATCGACGAGGCGGCCGAGGCGGGCGTGGATGTCTTCCGCATCTTCGACAGCCTCAACGACCTGGGCAGCATGGAGGTCTCCATCAACCGCGTCCTCAAGACGGGCAAGGTGGCGGAGGTGGCCATCTGCTACACGGGCGACGTCGCCAACCCCAAGCGCAAGAAGTACACGCTGGATTACTACGCGGACCTGGCCCGGCGCATCGAGGACTCGGGGGCGCACTTCCTCTGCATCAAGGACATGGCGGGCCTCTTGCGGCCCCGCGCCGCGGCCATGTTGATGGACCGCCTGCGCGAGGTGACCCGGCTGCCCATCCACCTGCACATGCACGACACCGCGGGCAATGGCATCGCCAGCTACCTGGAGGCCATCGAGCACGGCGTGCACATCGTGGACGTGGCGCTGGGAAGCATGGCGGGCCTCACCAGCCAGCCCAGCCTCAACGCGCTGGTGAGCGCGCTGCGGGGACACCCGCGTGAGACGGGGCTCGCCAACGCGAGGCTCCAGCCCCTCGCGAACTACTGGGAGGACGTGCGCGAGTACTACGCCCCCTTCGAGAGCGGCCTCAAGAGCACGACGAGCGAGGTCTACTACCACGAGATTCCCGGAGGCCAGTACTCCAACCTCCGGCCCCAGGTCGCGGAGATGGGGCTGCTCAACCGGTGGAACGACGTGAAGGATGCGTTCGCGCTCGTCAACGTGCTGGTGGGCGACATCCCGAAGGTGACGCCGTCGTCGAAGATGGTCGGCGACTTCGCCATCTTCCTCTTGAAGAACGACCTGATGGTGCGCGCGCCCACGCTGGCCGAGGCCGCGACGCTCACCCATGCGAAGCTCATCGCGGAGGCGCCTCGGCTGGACTTCCCCTCCAGCGTGGTGGGCTACTTCCGAGGCGAGCTCGGCCAGCCGCCGAATGGCTTCCCCGAGGACCTGCGCACCGCGGTGCTCAAGGGCCTGCCGCGCGTCGAGGGCCGGCCCTCGGCGAGCCTCCCCCCGTTGAACCTGGAAGCGCTGCGCGCCGAGCTGACGAAGAAGACGGGGCAGCCCATCTCCCGAGTGGATGCCATCTCCAGCGCGCTCTACCCCCGGGTCATGGCGGGGTATCTGGAGGACGCGGCCCGCTTCGAGGATGTCTCCATCCTCGACACGCCCAACTACTTCTACGGCATGGAGGTGGGACAGGAGATCTGGGTGGACCTGGAGCCGGGCAAGACGCTGGTCATCAGCCTGTCCGCGGTCGGCGAGCCGGATGAAGACGGGCTGCGCACCGTCTACTTCGCGCTCAATGGCCACAACCGCACGGTGCAGGTCCGCGACCGCAGCCGCGCGGCGCGCGTGGAGGCTCGGCGCCAGGCGGACCGCTCCAATCCCAACCACATCGCCGCGAGCATGCCGGGCACGGTCATCGCCCTTCATGTGAAGTCCGGGGCCGTCGTGGAAGCGGGTGCGCCGCTCGTCACGTTGGAGGCGATGAAGATGGAGACGGTGGTGCGTGCGCCTCGCGCGGGGACCATCGCGGAGGTGGCCACCTCGCTGAAGGCATCCATCCAGGGAGGAGACCTGCTCGCGGTGATGCAGTAG
- a CDS encoding M20/M25/M40 family metallo-hydrolase, with the protein MKRALLSFLALASCATPSTPSPSSDTGAASTATQAPALPEEVRLADLRQMTFGGENAEAYWSFDGKQLSLQARHDGMGCDRIYRMEVDPVRGAGAKVEPVSSGKGATTCAHFLPGDQEVIYASTHLGGPECPPKPDHSMGYVWALYDSYDIFKSNADGTGIQRLTDAPGYDAEGTVCAKDGSILFTSVRDGDLELYRMDRDGKNVKRLTHSPGYDGGAFFNADCTQIVWRASRPQPGKALDDYQALLKRGLVRPTKLELYVANADGSEARQITWLNGAAFAPFFHPNGRRILFSSNHGDPKGREFDIWAVDVDGSNLERITYAPGFDGFPMFSPDGKWLAFSSNRATAQGKSDTNLFIARWVDDAKPGVATGAAERIRDDVTFLADPVREGRGIGTNGLEASGAFVEARFKELGLKPAGDTGAYRQTFPVTTAVRPVAGTQVRIGKTVLASDAFSVMGFSAQGQAKGPWVFANYGISEPSLKVDDYAKLQVKGKVVVVRRFVPDGAEFGDTDKQRRFGDLRYKAWQAAQRGAKALIVVDWPQAPSPAPKEWQMPPEATLPTLSPEGPGDAGIPVVVVKRAAMEPVMAALLAGKRGEAQVDVKLEAEQRPAFNVAALLEAGEGKLPGAVVVGAHYDHLGYGGRSSLTPDRHEPHVGADDNASGVAALLEIARALKERQGELKRDVLFVAFSGEETGLLGSTYFTRQRGDEGMKQLTAMLNLDMVGRLRAGGLSVLGAESAGEWGPLLARACGEARIACNPSGDGYGPSDHSPFYAAGVPVLHFFTGTHSDYHKPSDTAARLNAVGTAQVARVVSAVALGLDGATTLTYRKVPSPAPRGDLRSFNASLGTVPDYAGPPNGQKGMLLAGVRAGGAADKAGMLRGDVLVRLGKHVIGGVEDLMFVLNASKPGETVQATVLRDGKEVPLEVTFQESKRPR; encoded by the coding sequence ATGAAGCGAGCCCTCCTCTCATTCCTGGCGCTGGCCTCCTGCGCCACCCCCTCGACTCCGTCCCCGTCCTCAGACACGGGGGCGGCGTCAACCGCGACCCAGGCGCCCGCGCTCCCGGAGGAAGTCCGGCTGGCGGACCTGCGGCAGATGACCTTTGGCGGCGAGAACGCCGAAGCCTACTGGTCCTTCGACGGCAAGCAGCTGTCACTCCAGGCGCGCCACGACGGCATGGGGTGTGATCGCATCTACCGCATGGAGGTGGACCCCGTCCGTGGCGCCGGCGCCAAGGTGGAGCCCGTCTCTTCGGGCAAGGGCGCCACGACGTGCGCGCACTTCCTGCCGGGAGACCAGGAGGTCATCTACGCGTCCACGCATCTGGGCGGCCCCGAGTGCCCTCCCAAGCCCGACCACTCCATGGGCTACGTCTGGGCGCTCTACGACAGCTACGACATCTTCAAGTCCAACGCGGATGGCACGGGCATCCAGCGGCTGACGGACGCGCCGGGCTACGACGCGGAAGGCACGGTGTGCGCGAAGGATGGCTCCATCCTCTTCACTTCTGTCCGGGATGGAGACCTGGAGCTGTACCGGATGGACCGCGACGGGAAGAACGTGAAGCGGCTCACGCACTCGCCCGGGTATGACGGCGGTGCGTTCTTCAACGCGGACTGCACGCAGATTGTGTGGCGCGCGTCGCGTCCGCAGCCGGGCAAGGCGCTCGATGACTATCAAGCGTTGCTCAAGCGGGGGCTCGTGCGGCCCACGAAGCTGGAGCTGTATGTCGCCAACGCGGATGGCTCGGAGGCCCGGCAGATCACGTGGCTGAACGGCGCGGCGTTCGCGCCGTTCTTCCATCCCAACGGCCGGCGCATCCTCTTCTCGTCGAACCATGGAGACCCCAAGGGGCGCGAGTTCGACATCTGGGCGGTGGATGTCGACGGCTCGAACCTGGAGCGCATCACGTACGCGCCGGGCTTCGACGGGTTCCCGATGTTCTCGCCGGACGGCAAGTGGCTGGCGTTCTCGAGCAACCGCGCCACGGCCCAGGGCAAGAGCGACACGAACCTGTTCATCGCGCGCTGGGTGGATGACGCGAAGCCCGGCGTGGCCACGGGCGCCGCGGAGCGGATTCGCGATGACGTCACGTTCCTCGCCGACCCTGTCCGTGAGGGCCGAGGCATCGGCACGAATGGCCTGGAGGCCTCGGGCGCGTTCGTGGAGGCGCGGTTCAAGGAGCTGGGGCTCAAGCCCGCGGGGGACACGGGGGCCTATCGGCAGACATTCCCGGTGACGACGGCGGTGCGGCCCGTCGCGGGGACGCAGGTGCGGATTGGGAAGACGGTGCTCGCGAGTGACGCCTTCTCGGTGATGGGCTTCTCCGCCCAGGGACAGGCCAAGGGGCCGTGGGTCTTCGCGAACTACGGCATCTCCGAGCCGTCGCTCAAGGTGGACGACTACGCGAAGTTGCAGGTGAAGGGGAAGGTCGTGGTGGTGCGCCGCTTCGTTCCGGACGGCGCTGAGTTCGGGGACACGGACAAGCAGCGGCGCTTTGGAGACCTCCGGTACAAGGCGTGGCAGGCCGCGCAGCGCGGCGCGAAGGCGCTCATCGTGGTGGATTGGCCCCAAGCGCCTTCGCCCGCGCCCAAGGAGTGGCAGATGCCTCCCGAGGCGACGCTGCCGACCCTGTCGCCCGAGGGGCCAGGAGACGCGGGCATCCCCGTGGTGGTGGTGAAGCGCGCGGCGATGGAGCCGGTGATGGCGGCGCTGCTCGCTGGCAAGCGCGGTGAGGCCCAGGTCGACGTGAAGCTCGAGGCCGAGCAGCGGCCCGCGTTCAACGTCGCCGCGCTGCTCGAGGCGGGCGAGGGAAAGCTGCCGGGCGCGGTGGTGGTGGGCGCGCACTATGACCACCTGGGGTACGGCGGCCGCTCGTCGCTGACACCGGACCGGCACGAGCCGCATGTCGGAGCTGATGACAATGCGTCCGGTGTCGCGGCGCTGCTGGAGATTGCCCGTGCGTTGAAGGAGCGCCAGGGGGAGCTGAAGCGCGACGTGCTCTTTGTTGCCTTCTCGGGTGAGGAGACGGGGCTGCTGGGGTCCACGTACTTCACGCGTCAGCGGGGCGACGAGGGGATGAAGCAGCTCACCGCGATGTTGAACCTGGACATGGTGGGCCGGCTGCGCGCGGGGGGACTCTCCGTGCTGGGCGCCGAGTCCGCGGGTGAGTGGGGGCCGCTGCTCGCCCGTGCGTGTGGTGAGGCGCGCATCGCGTGCAATCCGAGCGGCGACGGCTACGGCCCGAGCGACCATTCACCGTTCTACGCGGCGGGCGTGCCGGTGCTGCACTTCTTCACGGGGACGCACTCGGACTACCACAAGCCCTCGGACACGGCGGCGCGGCTCAACGCGGTGGGGACGGCGCAGGTGGCGCGGGTCGTGTCGGCCGTGGCGCTGGGGCTGGATGGGGCGACGACGCTGACGTATCGCAAGGTCCCCTCCCCTGCTCCGCGCGGAGACCTGCGCAGCTTCAACGCGTCGCTGGGCACGGTGCCTGACTACGCGGGCCCGCCGAACGGACAGAAGGGCATGCTCCTGGCGGGCGTGCGCGCGGGGGGCGCGGCGGACAAGGCCGGCATGCTGCGGGGGGATGTCCTCGTGCGGCTCGGCAAGCACGTCATCGGCGGCGTCGAGGACCTGATGTTCGTCCTCAACGCCTCCAAGCCCGGCGAGACGGTGCAGGCGACCGTGCTGCGTGACGGCAAGGAAGTGCCGCTCGAGGTGACGTTCCAGGAGAGCAAGCGCCCTCGGTGA
- a CDS encoding DsrE family protein, with product MKRFLLYFVAAVIVAPWIALGAQPALPAGKQSPTRQGKLVFVATTGLEDIGTLSSSFRHAKSAKESGYLSDVVWLTYGRAVVALDPTVKAVPEEVRKAAQEAKAAGVRLVACGHALQKFDIDPKKLQPQADVVDNGVAELARLVAEGYQVIRY from the coding sequence ATGAAACGATTCCTGTTGTACTTCGTCGCAGCCGTCATCGTCGCTCCTTGGATTGCACTCGGCGCGCAACCGGCTCTGCCCGCCGGGAAGCAGTCTCCCACCCGCCAGGGCAAGCTCGTGTTCGTGGCCACCACGGGGCTGGAGGACATCGGCACGCTCTCCAGTTCCTTCCGGCACGCCAAGAGCGCGAAGGAGTCGGGCTATCTCTCGGACGTGGTGTGGCTCACGTATGGCCGCGCGGTGGTGGCGCTGGACCCGACTGTGAAGGCCGTTCCGGAGGAGGTGCGCAAGGCGGCCCAGGAAGCGAAGGCCGCTGGTGTGAGGCTGGTGGCCTGTGGCCACGCGCTCCAGAAATTCGACATCGACCCGAAGAAGCTCCAGCCCCAGGCCGACGTGGTGGACAACGGCGTGGCGGAGCTGGCGCGATTGGTGGCCGAGGGCTATCAGGTCATCCGCTATTAG